A window of BD1-7 clade bacterium contains these coding sequences:
- a CDS encoding putative protein yields the protein MNMKSIVAGSVVSLLAALPLVAQAAVSQQEAKKLGNELTPMGAEKAGNAAGTIPEWTGSMSGVPAGLPYMGSGDVYPNPYAKDKILYTVTAQNAPKYDALLTEGEKALLAKYPDTFSIPVYPSHRDARFSQLTERRTEWNSVNTVLVNGVDGLQNYTGGAPFPIPKNGAEAMWNARTIHPHPTIVGELDDVAVYLNGDRQMRRQELVSEFPYSYPNNKIGDTEAQIGTNAGLVHVTVTKPARQKGQMTVVHEALDQVKNSRQAWVYIPGSRRVRRAPTVGYDTPDGPGGLVTVDDALGFNGAMDRYDWTLVGKAEKLIPYHNYRFDTPEADYKQLLMPGHANPDYMRYELHRVWIVEANLKAGARHVYAKRRFYIDEDSWQIGLIESYDGRGDLWKVGILNTVYDFAIKGYVARVQMYHDLNSGAYVATRLVNETAQPNLMATPKGIKYYSPSNLRKMGTR from the coding sequence ATGAACATGAAATCAATCGTTGCCGGCAGTGTGGTTAGCCTTTTGGCTGCTTTACCGCTGGTAGCACAGGCTGCGGTCTCGCAACAGGAAGCGAAGAAGCTCGGTAATGAGTTGACGCCTATGGGCGCTGAGAAGGCTGGCAACGCGGCGGGAACCATCCCTGAATGGACTGGCAGCATGTCGGGCGTGCCTGCAGGCTTGCCTTATATGGGCAGTGGTGATGTTTACCCTAACCCTTATGCCAAAGATAAAATTCTGTATACAGTCACAGCGCAGAATGCTCCTAAATATGACGCGCTTCTCACTGAAGGCGAAAAAGCCTTGTTAGCGAAATACCCGGACACGTTCAGTATTCCGGTTTATCCATCCCATCGTGATGCGCGTTTTTCGCAGCTGACTGAACGTCGAACGGAGTGGAACTCTGTGAATACCGTTTTGGTAAACGGTGTTGATGGTTTGCAAAATTATACCGGTGGTGCGCCGTTTCCGATTCCGAAAAATGGCGCTGAAGCGATGTGGAATGCGCGTACGATTCATCCACATCCGACCATCGTCGGTGAATTGGATGACGTTGCAGTCTACCTGAATGGTGACCGTCAGATGCGTCGTCAGGAACTTGTATCAGAGTTTCCGTATTCGTATCCGAATAATAAAATTGGCGATACAGAGGCTCAAATTGGTACCAATGCCGGCCTTGTACATGTAACGGTTACCAAGCCAGCGCGTCAGAAAGGTCAGATGACCGTGGTACATGAAGCATTGGATCAGGTGAAGAACTCTCGTCAGGCGTGGGTATATATTCCAGGATCACGTCGTGTTCGCCGTGCACCGACAGTGGGTTATGATACGCCAGACGGCCCGGGTGGACTGGTTACTGTCGATGACGCATTGGGCTTTAACGGCGCAATGGATCGTTATGACTGGACCTTAGTCGGTAAGGCTGAAAAATTAATCCCGTATCACAATTATCGATTTGATACGCCGGAAGCGGACTATAAACAACTACTGATGCCTGGCCATGCAAATCCTGACTATATGCGTTATGAGCTGCATCGCGTTTGGATTGTAGAAGCAAACCTTAAAGCAGGTGCGCGTCACGTCTATGCGAAGCGTCGCTTCTATATTGATGAAGATAGTTGGCAGATTGGTTTAATTGAGAGCTATGACGGTCGTGGCGATCTGTGGAAGGTCGGCATTCTGAATACGGTATATGATTTTGCCATTAAGGGTTATGTCGCACGTGTTCAGATGTATCACGATCTTAACTCCGGTGCTTATGTTGCAACGCGTTTAGTTAATGAAACTGCGCAACCGAATCTGATGGCGACGCCGAAAGGTATCAAGTATTACTCGCCAAGCAACTTGCGAAAGATGGGCACACGCTAA
- the slyD_2 gene encoding FKBP-type peptidyl-prolyl cis-trans isomerase SlyD, whose amino-acid sequence MMIQKDTRVCVELTLTADSGEELAKYPAEEPASFVVGHQQILKGIEDALLGKTVGEAFELELPPELAFGEVDVTAIQTVSITAFEDVEDLTEGTQLFANTAEGQVPVTITAIDAGMVTVDANPPFAGYTVKATGKVLSVDLPIAPESASSDKSAQ is encoded by the coding sequence ATGATGATCCAGAAAGACACTCGTGTGTGTGTAGAGCTTACATTAACCGCAGATTCGGGCGAAGAATTGGCGAAGTATCCTGCAGAGGAACCTGCATCCTTTGTTGTGGGTCATCAACAGATCCTCAAAGGTATTGAAGATGCTTTGTTGGGAAAAACTGTCGGTGAAGCGTTTGAACTCGAATTGCCGCCTGAACTAGCTTTTGGTGAAGTTGATGTAACCGCAATTCAAACGGTATCGATTACCGCTTTCGAAGATGTTGAAGATTTGACAGAGGGGACGCAACTGTTCGCGAATACGGCTGAAGGACAGGTACCTGTGACTATCACCGCGATAGATGCTGGCATGGTTACCGTTGATGCTAACCCACCTTTCGCAGGGTACACGGTAAAAGCAACGGGCAAAGTACTGTCTGTGGATCTTCCTATTGCCCCTGAAAGTGCTTCAAGTGATAAGAGCGCTCAGTAA
- a CDS encoding Ycf48-like protein encodes MSTSFESVKQLKHWLAYTFLAVPLCIAPAFAEEPKSAAIMPKANKSLLIDVEKAGNNLVAVGERGHVLISSDNGKTWAQSNVPMAQMINGVSFPDNRHGWAVGHDGHIIRTEDGGVTWTKQRDGLGAQAEANVRKLRSVKTQINRLNAELIDTSITPEKRREIQDALSELDWDLESATERVNEPAVAQPLMDVWFENAKNGWVVGAFGQLLHTTDGGDTWEDLSGAIDNEMEFHLNSVTGIDGGTVVVAGEAGFVVVTPDDGKTWYSIDLGYEGTIFGVKADHTGSTIVATGLRGKTFISKDKGLNWADITPDVGFSLSGVEFIDDDSILLVGHGGTISFSADAGNNFNTETLPSRASISNAVYTGNGEFILVGQGGVHTYTLKPSSEEK; translated from the coding sequence ATGTCTACCTCGTTTGAGAGTGTGAAACAGCTCAAGCATTGGCTCGCTTATACGTTTCTGGCCGTGCCACTATGCATTGCGCCAGCATTTGCGGAAGAGCCGAAAAGTGCCGCTATCATGCCTAAAGCCAATAAATCATTGCTGATTGATGTTGAAAAAGCCGGCAATAATTTGGTGGCTGTCGGAGAGCGTGGTCATGTCCTGATCTCTTCGGATAATGGCAAAACCTGGGCGCAATCTAATGTCCCGATGGCGCAAATGATCAATGGTGTCAGCTTCCCTGATAATCGCCATGGTTGGGCCGTTGGTCACGATGGACACATCATTCGCACAGAAGATGGCGGTGTTACTTGGACGAAACAACGTGATGGTTTGGGTGCTCAGGCGGAAGCCAATGTTCGCAAACTGCGCAGTGTTAAAACCCAGATTAATCGCCTCAACGCTGAACTGATTGATACATCTATCACACCGGAAAAACGCCGAGAGATTCAGGATGCCTTGTCTGAACTGGATTGGGATCTGGAATCTGCGACGGAGCGTGTTAACGAGCCTGCTGTGGCGCAACCGTTGATGGATGTATGGTTCGAAAATGCCAAAAACGGCTGGGTTGTTGGAGCGTTTGGCCAATTACTACACACCACAGATGGTGGCGATACCTGGGAAGACCTTAGTGGTGCGATCGACAATGAAATGGAATTCCATTTGAATTCGGTCACCGGCATTGATGGTGGTACGGTAGTCGTTGCTGGTGAAGCCGGCTTTGTAGTAGTAACACCCGATGACGGCAAGACTTGGTACTCGATTGATCTCGGTTATGAAGGTACGATTTTTGGTGTTAAAGCCGATCACACAGGGTCAACAATCGTAGCAACTGGGTTACGCGGCAAAACATTTATTTCTAAAGATAAAGGTCTGAATTGGGCTGATATTACACCTGATGTGGGCTTTTCTTTATCCGGTGTCGAGTTTATCGACGATGACAGCATTTTGTTGGTCGGCCATGGCGGCACCATTTCTTTCAGTGCGGATGCGGGTAACAATTTCAATACGGAAACCCTACCTTCGCGTGCATCAATTTCAAACGCTGTTTATACCGGTAACGGTGAGTTCATTCTGGTAGGCCAGGGTGGTGTTCATACCTACACTCTGAAGCCGTCGTCTGAAGAAAAATAA